A single genomic interval of Eleutherodactylus coqui strain aEleCoq1 chromosome 3, aEleCoq1.hap1, whole genome shotgun sequence harbors:
- the LOC136620563 gene encoding gastrula zinc finger protein XlCGF66.1-like, whose product MESRPCTDLPPRLIMVTHPGSLGTGLSQIKTMVLFINDPPRMEKDRDHMAARILDLTLEIIYWITGEDYTVVKKWSGECVTSRMSGGWSRTQSPITEHSPHSLTHEQKVLELTHRITELLTGEVPIRCQDVTVYFSMEEWEYLEGHKDLYKDVMMEDQQPLTSPDGSSQRNPPERCPSPLYSQDCLEEKEHVPLDHQESSGGAMRGLDNPTSVSVNVL is encoded by the exons ATGGAGAGCAGGCCCTGCACTGATCTTCCTCCCAGGCTAATTATGGTAACTCACCCAG GTTCCTTAGGTACAGGACTCTCACAGATAAAGACGATGGTCCTTTTCATcaatgacccaccaaggatggagaaggacagagaccacatggctgcccggatattagacctcaccctggagatcatctactggataactggggag gattacacagtagtgaagaagtggTCTGGTGAGTGTGTGACCTCCCGTAtgtcaggaggatggagccggACCCAGAGCCCCATCACTGAGCATTCACCTCATTCACTGACACATGAGCAGAAGGTCCTAGAACTTACCCACAGGATCACTGAGCTgttgaccggagag gttcctataaggtgtcaggacgtcactgtctatttctccatggaagagtgggagtatttagaaggacacaaggatctgtacaaggacgtcatgatggaggatcagcagcccctcacatcacCGG ATGGATCCAGCCAGAGAaatcccccagagagatgtcccagtcctCTATATTCCCAGGATTGTCTAGAGGAAAAGGAACATGTCCCACTGGATCATCAG GAAAGTTCTGGTGGAGCGATGAGGGGCCTCGATAATCCCACATCAGTGTCAGTGAATG TTCTGTGA